In one Kitasatospora cineracea genomic region, the following are encoded:
- a CDS encoding IclR family transcriptional regulator: MTAETSQTLDRGVRVLKLLADSERGLTVTELAARLAVNRTVVYRLLATLEQHGLVRRDIGGRARVGLGVLRLAHRVHPLLREAALPALRSLAEDLGATAHLTLVDGNEALAVAVVEPTWTDFHVAYRTGLRHPLSESAAGRAILEARSFPGQRRPEQGCVITRAEEQSGASGAAAALIGLSGIEGSVGVVMLNGLVPERVGPRVVEAATEVADALR, from the coding sequence GTGACTGCTGAGACTTCCCAGACCCTGGACAGAGGTGTCCGGGTGCTGAAACTGCTGGCCGACTCCGAACGCGGACTGACGGTGACCGAGCTGGCCGCCCGGCTGGCCGTCAACCGCACGGTGGTCTACCGCCTGCTCGCCACCCTGGAACAGCACGGCCTGGTCCGCCGGGACATCGGCGGCCGCGCCCGGGTCGGCCTCGGGGTGCTCCGGCTCGCCCACCGGGTCCACCCGCTGCTGCGCGAGGCCGCGCTGCCCGCGCTGCGCTCGCTCGCCGAGGACCTGGGCGCCACCGCGCACCTCACCCTGGTCGACGGCAACGAGGCGCTCGCCGTCGCCGTGGTCGAACCGACCTGGACGGACTTCCACGTCGCCTACCGCACCGGCCTGCGCCACCCGCTCTCCGAGAGCGCGGCCGGCCGGGCCATCCTGGAGGCCCGCAGCTTCCCCGGCCAGCGCCGCCCCGAGCAGGGCTGCGTGATCACCCGGGCCGAGGAGCAGTCCGGGGCCAGCGGCGCGGCCGCCGCGCTGATCGGCCTCAGCGGCATCGAGGGCAGCGTCGGCGTGGTGATGCTCAACGGCCTGGTGCCCGAGCGGGTCGGCCCGCGGGTGGTCGAGGCCGCCACCGAGGTCGCCGACGCGCTGCGCTGA
- a CDS encoding TM2 domain-containing protein codes for MAYPAQNPELSDKSKLVAGLLQIFLGGLGIGRFYTGHVGMGVAQLLTCGGLGLWALIDGIIFLVSDTRTDAQGRLLRP; via the coding sequence GTGGCGTACCCCGCCCAGAACCCCGAGCTGTCCGACAAGTCGAAGCTCGTCGCCGGCCTGCTGCAGATCTTCCTCGGCGGCCTCGGCATCGGCCGCTTCTACACCGGCCACGTCGGCATGGGCGTCGCCCAGCTGCTCACCTGCGGCGGCCTCGGCCTCTGGGCGTTGATCGACGGCATCATCTTCCTGGTCAGCGACACCCGCACCGACGCGCAGGGCCGCCTGCTGCGCCCCTGA
- a CDS encoding sensor histidine kinase: MRWAMVKAAIAGTVMVALAFLIPLGLMVQQTARDRAFTAAERQAAALGPALAITTDQEAIAKAMASTDSGARDRLAVHLPGGATVGSARTDNDQLPSTDSQGWTRTVRAGTVRVEGGYALLQPVAVDNGRVAMVEVFVPNADLSRGVGTAWLVLSGVALALVAVSVAVADRMGTRIIRSARRLATAARSLGSGNLTVRVPVEGREAAGAPEELREAAYAFNAMADRVVHLLAAERELAADLSHRLRTPLTVLRLNAAALGEGDAADATRHAVSQLEREVDQIIRSARRHPVDAPPVALGCDAVEVVRDRVGFWSALAEDEGRPWQLAGDEEPAPVLVQRGDLAAAVDALLGNVFRHTAVGTPFAVDVVTAEDAVTVLVGDGGPGFTDPDAAIRRGAGHGGEGSTGLGLDIVRKLAEGTGGDVVLGRSAVLGGAEIAVRLNTRTQVELPRQQRRRTGRLIRKD; the protein is encoded by the coding sequence CTGCGCTGGGCGATGGTCAAGGCCGCCATCGCCGGCACCGTCATGGTCGCGCTCGCTTTCCTCATCCCGCTCGGCCTGATGGTCCAACAGACCGCCCGCGACCGGGCGTTCACCGCCGCCGAACGGCAGGCCGCCGCCCTCGGCCCGGCGCTGGCCATCACCACCGACCAGGAGGCCATCGCCAAGGCGATGGCCTCCACCGACTCCGGCGCCCGCGACCGGCTCGCCGTCCACCTGCCCGGCGGCGCCACGGTCGGCAGCGCCCGCACCGACAACGACCAGCTGCCCAGCACCGACAGCCAGGGCTGGACCCGCACCGTCCGGGCCGGCACCGTCCGGGTCGAGGGCGGCTACGCGCTGCTGCAGCCCGTCGCCGTCGACAACGGCCGGGTCGCCATGGTCGAGGTGTTCGTCCCGAACGCGGACCTCTCGCGCGGCGTCGGCACCGCCTGGCTGGTGCTCTCCGGCGTCGCGCTCGCCCTGGTCGCGGTCTCCGTCGCGGTCGCCGACCGGATGGGCACCCGGATCATCCGCTCCGCCCGCCGACTGGCCACCGCGGCCCGCTCGCTCGGCTCCGGCAACCTCACCGTGCGGGTCCCGGTGGAGGGGCGCGAAGCGGCCGGCGCGCCCGAAGAACTCCGCGAGGCCGCCTACGCGTTCAACGCGATGGCCGACCGGGTGGTCCACCTGCTGGCCGCCGAACGGGAACTCGCCGCCGACCTGTCGCACCGGCTGCGCACCCCGCTCACCGTGCTCCGGCTCAACGCCGCCGCCCTCGGCGAGGGCGACGCCGCCGACGCCACCCGGCACGCCGTCTCCCAGCTGGAGCGCGAGGTCGACCAGATCATCCGCTCCGCCCGCCGCCACCCGGTGGACGCCCCGCCGGTCGCCCTCGGCTGCGACGCCGTCGAGGTGGTCCGGGACCGGGTCGGGTTCTGGTCCGCGCTCGCCGAGGACGAGGGCCGCCCCTGGCAGCTGGCCGGCGACGAGGAGCCGGCCCCCGTCCTGGTGCAGCGCGGCGACCTGGCGGCCGCCGTCGACGCGCTGCTCGGCAACGTCTTCCGGCACACCGCCGTCGGCACCCCCTTCGCCGTCGACGTGGTCACCGCCGAGGACGCCGTCACCGTCCTGGTCGGCGACGGCGGCCCCGGCTTCACCGACCCGGACGCGGCCATCCGCCGCGGCGCCGGACACGGCGGCGAGGGCTCCACCGGCCTCGGCCTGGACATCGTCCGCAAACTCGCCGAGGGCACCGGCGGCGACGTCGTCCTCGGCCGCTCCGCCGTCCTCGGCGGCGCCGAGATCGCGGTGCGGCTCAACACCCGCACCCAGGTCGAACTGCCCAGGCAGCAGCGCCGCCGGACCGGCCGGCTGATCCGCAAGGACTGA
- a CDS encoding helix-turn-helix domain-containing protein yields the protein MSRLTEAPTLIASAQRALRLLEAAARHPSGATAKQLARDTGLALGTTYHLLRTLVHDRYLERREGRYRTGPAVSGLTGRNGPEGPAPGPSRPGGLDGLLGRIAHQLSAAVHFARYKDGEVDLVAAAPAPGAPTADPRHFRSGAHAHAAGKTLLALMSAEERRSHLARYPMVPFTPYTLREPAHLPLLPRHGPQRAAPITQYREYALDTAGAAVPLVLGGDLAAVSVALPMAQAHRLPEIAALLRARVGDDLVAAAFGR from the coding sequence GTGAGCCGGCTCACCGAGGCGCCGACCCTGATCGCCTCCGCGCAGCGCGCCCTGCGGCTGTTGGAGGCCGCCGCCCGGCACCCGTCGGGCGCCACCGCCAAGCAGCTCGCCCGGGACACCGGGCTGGCCCTGGGCACCACCTACCACCTGCTGCGCACCCTGGTGCACGACCGCTACCTGGAGCGGCGCGAGGGCCGGTACCGGACCGGCCCCGCGGTGTCCGGGCTGACCGGCCGGAACGGGCCCGAGGGCCCGGCGCCCGGCCCGTCCCGGCCGGGCGGGCTGGACGGGCTGCTCGGCCGGATCGCCCACCAGCTGTCCGCGGCCGTCCACTTCGCCCGTTACAAGGACGGCGAGGTGGACCTGGTCGCCGCGGCCCCCGCCCCCGGCGCCCCCACCGCCGACCCGCGGCACTTCCGGTCCGGGGCGCACGCCCACGCGGCCGGGAAGACCCTGCTGGCCCTGATGTCCGCCGAGGAGCGGCGGTCCCACCTGGCCCGCTACCCGATGGTGCCGTTCACCCCGTACACCCTGCGCGAGCCCGCCCACCTGCCGCTGCTGCCCCGGCACGGGCCGCAGCGGGCCGCGCCGATCACCCAGTACCGGGAGTACGCGCTGGACACCGCCGGGGCGGCGGTGCCGCTGGTGCTGGGCGGCGACCTGGCCGCGGTCTCGGTGGCACTGCCGATGGCCCAGGCGCACCGCTTACCGGAGATCGCCGCCCTGCTGCGGGCCCGGGTCGGCGACGACCTGGTGGCCGCCGCGTTCGGCCGGTAG
- a CDS encoding RDD family protein, whose protein sequence is MTDRPSSAGSILGATLAGDAGAPGYYPDPSVPGFLRYWAGHAWVPGTSRPAPAPGEALHPPRFVARYLTAPPYSLPPGLVPAAPTAPAAPLVETGPIYLDETGAQALFTMSAHPETAAGPGPGPTGVGGGDGAGPGSGSGVGAGFDGPGELEIRPRSEMEPLRPVEAGPWAVAGNGLRPVAAESWATAAALHIGGSGSGAVVAPRRGPEVREVEAVARPLELAGAAPVVEEFLPEPGREPRVAQPLGGTPWHGAGGGGSVGLSAAPGALVEPVPQPAEPTSADPASGWRADPQAQRGLMETGGAPRWVSWGADPEPASAPESEPESAPESVGAPEPEPESVAASAPAPASSAEAQRPGREPRTAHVTSERVRPPSRAAEVREAEARTGASARRPAAADGAGKRRPAAPAAVAAGVGARAFGWLVDGVVTAVVGAAVAVPMVGTVRAHVQEKIDQASLAASMTGRQHQVWLLDGTVLGRVGVLLGVLLVFGLLYQVLPIARTGQTFGKRLARVRVVTAGGTGTPGFGRSLARWLLRGLGTAVLLGPAVALLDRTARRGWHDRAARTRVVRVERG, encoded by the coding sequence ATGACGGACCGGCCCTCCAGCGCAGGCTCGATTCTCGGCGCCACCCTGGCCGGGGACGCCGGAGCGCCCGGCTACTACCCCGACCCCTCGGTGCCCGGCTTCCTCCGCTACTGGGCCGGCCACGCCTGGGTCCCCGGCACCAGCCGTCCCGCGCCCGCCCCCGGCGAGGCCCTCCACCCGCCGCGCTTCGTCGCCCGCTACCTCACCGCGCCCCCCTACAGCCTCCCGCCCGGCCTGGTTCCCGCCGCTCCCACCGCCCCTGCCGCGCCGCTGGTCGAGACCGGTCCGATCTACCTCGACGAGACCGGCGCCCAGGCGCTCTTCACCATGTCGGCCCACCCGGAGACGGCCGCTGGGCCGGGGCCGGGGCCGACCGGGGTCGGGGGCGGAGACGGTGCTGGTCCCGGGTCTGGGTCTGGGGTCGGGGCCGGGTTCGACGGCCCGGGGGAGTTGGAGATCCGCCCCCGCAGTGAGATGGAGCCGCTGCGCCCCGTCGAGGCCGGTCCGTGGGCGGTCGCCGGGAACGGGCTGCGGCCGGTCGCGGCCGAGTCCTGGGCCACCGCCGCCGCGCTGCACATCGGCGGGAGCGGGAGCGGGGCCGTGGTCGCGCCGCGGCGGGGGCCGGAGGTCCGTGAGGTGGAGGCGGTCGCCCGGCCGTTGGAACTGGCCGGGGCCGCGCCCGTGGTGGAGGAGTTTTTGCCGGAGCCCGGGCGCGAGCCGCGGGTCGCGCAGCCGCTCGGCGGCACGCCCTGGCACGGGGCCGGCGGTGGCGGTTCGGTGGGGCTGTCCGCTGCGCCCGGCGCGCTGGTCGAACCGGTGCCGCAACCGGCGGAGCCGACGTCCGCCGACCCGGCCTCGGGCTGGCGGGCGGATCCGCAGGCGCAGCGCGGGCTGATGGAGACCGGTGGGGCCCCGCGCTGGGTCTCCTGGGGTGCCGATCCGGAGCCCGCGTCCGCGCCCGAGTCCGAGCCCGAGTCCGCGCCCGAATCGGTAGGTGCGCCCGAGCCCGAGCCTGAGTCCGTAGCTGCGTCGGCTCCGGCTCCGGCTTCGAGCGCTGAGGCTCAGCGGCCGGGGCGGGAGCCGCGGACGGCGCACGTCACCAGCGAGCGGGTCCGTCCGCCGAGTCGGGCCGCCGAGGTCCGGGAGGCGGAGGCCCGCACCGGCGCGTCGGCCCGCCGTCCCGCTGCGGCCGACGGGGCCGGGAAGCGGCGTCCGGCGGCCCCGGCGGCCGTGGCCGCGGGGGTCGGGGCGCGGGCGTTCGGGTGGCTGGTGGACGGGGTGGTGACGGCGGTGGTCGGTGCGGCCGTCGCGGTGCCGATGGTCGGGACGGTGCGGGCGCACGTCCAGGAGAAGATCGACCAGGCGTCGTTGGCCGCGAGCATGACGGGCCGTCAGCACCAGGTGTGGCTGCTGGACGGGACGGTGCTGGGCCGGGTGGGCGTGCTGCTCGGCGTGCTGCTGGTGTTCGGGCTGCTGTACCAGGTGCTGCCGATCGCCCGGACCGGTCAGACCTTCGGCAAGCGGCTGGCCCGGGTCCGGGTGGTCACCGCGGGCGGGACCGGTACGCCGGGGTTCGGCCGCTCGCTGGCGCGCTGGCTGCTGCGCGGGCTGGGCACCGCCGTCCTGCTCGGCCCGGCCGTCGCGCTGCTGGACCGGACCGCCCGGCGCGGCTGGCACGACCGGGCGGCGCGGACCCGGGTGGTGCGGGTGGAGCGCGGCTGA
- a CDS encoding DUF2752 domain-containing protein translates to MLRHPAAGPLGLLAAGLAGAAYLYSRDPHRSGQVLPFCPWRRLTGLQCPGCGGTRMAYDLLHGDLAAAWHDNAALLLALPFVAAWFAVRLRHGLAGRHWRLRMGPRAVAALLVGAVLWTVGRNLF, encoded by the coding sequence CTGCTGCGCCACCCCGCGGCCGGCCCGCTCGGCCTGCTCGCCGCGGGCCTGGCCGGCGCGGCGTACCTCTACTCGCGCGACCCGCACCGGTCGGGCCAGGTGCTCCCGTTCTGCCCGTGGCGCCGCCTGACCGGCCTGCAGTGCCCGGGCTGCGGCGGCACCCGGATGGCGTACGACCTCCTGCACGGCGACCTCGCCGCCGCCTGGCACGACAACGCCGCGCTGCTGCTGGCCCTGCCGTTCGTCGCCGCCTGGTTCGCGGTGCGGCTGCGGCACGGGCTGGCCGGGCGGCACTGGCGACTGCGGATGGGCCCGCGCGCCGTGGCCGCGCTGCTCGTCGGCGCGGTGCTCTGGACGGTCGGCCGCAACCTGTTCTGA
- a CDS encoding RDD family protein, giving the protein MSTSDPSGTEPEEGGRPSFDKQPPPSGSPYDTPPGYGGQYGAPAGSGSPHDSNQPPGYGPPPGYGPPPGGPGGPGGSGDPYGSPYGSPGPGPVPGMPALGGWGARILARLVDYVMVQVIAVVVLLPFLHFNKQSGWIGSFWFSCALYLVYEGLMLSRDGQTLGKKLMKIRVAMLADGTAPTAAAAWTRAATFIVPALICCGGLWWAVDGLFGVFDKPYRQCIHDKAAKTVVVSTT; this is encoded by the coding sequence ATGAGCACCAGCGACCCCTCCGGAACCGAGCCGGAGGAGGGCGGACGGCCTTCCTTCGACAAGCAGCCCCCGCCCTCGGGCAGCCCGTACGACACCCCGCCCGGCTACGGCGGCCAGTACGGCGCGCCGGCCGGCTCGGGCTCCCCCCACGACAGCAACCAGCCGCCCGGCTACGGCCCGCCCCCCGGATACGGCCCCCCGCCCGGCGGTCCTGGCGGTCCCGGCGGCTCCGGTGACCCGTACGGTTCGCCCTACGGCAGCCCCGGGCCCGGCCCCGTCCCCGGGATGCCCGCGCTCGGCGGCTGGGGCGCGCGGATCCTCGCCCGGCTGGTCGACTACGTCATGGTGCAGGTGATCGCCGTGGTGGTGCTGCTCCCGTTCCTGCACTTCAACAAGCAGAGCGGCTGGATCGGCTCCTTCTGGTTCAGCTGCGCGCTGTACCTGGTCTACGAGGGCCTGATGCTCAGCCGGGACGGCCAGACCCTCGGCAAGAAGCTGATGAAGATCCGGGTCGCCATGCTCGCCGACGGCACCGCCCCCACCGCCGCTGCCGCCTGGACCCGCGCCGCGACCTTCATCGTCCCCGCACTGATCTGCTGCGGCGGCCTCTGGTGGGCCGTCGACGGGCTGTTCGGCGTCTTCGACAAGCCCTACCGCCAGTGCATCCACGACAAGGCGGCCAAGACCGTGGTGGTCTCGACCACCTGA
- a CDS encoding SsgA family sporulation/cell division regulator, with amino-acid sequence MAGQSTGVVEQELELNLVLSPERSVPVAARLSYGSHDPFAVYVTFHLDSGTPVTWVFARELLVEGTFRPCGQGDVRIWPTRSGRRSVLCMALSSPAGDALLEAPLPTVAAWLERAHRLVPPGAELEAMDLDGSLAELLA; translated from the coding sequence ATGGCCGGACAGTCGACCGGAGTGGTGGAGCAGGAGCTGGAGCTGAACCTGGTGCTGTCGCCGGAGCGCAGCGTCCCGGTGGCGGCGCGGTTGTCGTACGGGAGCCACGACCCGTTCGCGGTGTACGTGACCTTCCACCTGGACAGTGGAACGCCGGTGACCTGGGTGTTCGCCCGGGAGCTGCTGGTGGAGGGGACGTTCCGGCCGTGCGGCCAGGGCGACGTGCGGATCTGGCCGACCCGGTCGGGGCGGCGCAGCGTGCTGTGCATGGCGCTGAGCTCGCCGGCGGGCGACGCACTGCTGGAGGCGCCGCTGCCGACGGTGGCGGCCTGGCTGGAGCGGGCGCACCGGCTGGTGCCGCCGGGGGCGGAGCTGGAGGCGATGGACCTGGACGGTTCGCTGGCGGAGCTGCTGGCGTGA
- a CDS encoding glycosyltransferase 87 family protein, whose product MSTVHTERGTPPGSPGRPPVPAWQRALTAPGRQLTAITAALRAAPRRPLRLAAAVALVSLLTYATVRHFVGTSMVDMIVYRAEGAAVADGHDLYALRVTEWNLPATYPPFAAMLFVPTTWFGVPFLRLAVTAGNLLLLATLAHLSFKLVGWPRRDLRPVGVLLVTGLGVWLEPVFTTLRYGQINLALACLILWDLTRPDSARSKGVALGIAAGIKLTPGLFAVYLLVTGRVRAAFVAGATFVGTFLIGALVLPDATWGFWTKYMFDSSRVGKTVIVDNQSLRGLVARQMHLETPGALATLLGVLVAAAGLGIAVWAHRSARWSPRADAWSVCTALITAVLVSPISWTHHWVWCVPVLVLLAAEAAHERSRPAAVRHLRWRLIFGLTLLGFLSFAMWIVPHKGDLDLHLSVLKQFPASVYPLMGLCFLAVAALRVRSRRRAAGAPLVRVPAPRSGVDGLGSPGAQKAPAAR is encoded by the coding sequence GTGAGCACGGTGCACACGGAACGCGGCACGCCCCCAGGCAGCCCCGGCCGGCCGCCCGTCCCGGCCTGGCAGCGCGCCCTGACCGCCCCCGGCCGACAGCTCACCGCCATCACCGCGGCCCTGCGCGCCGCCCCCCGGCGCCCGCTGCGGCTGGCCGCCGCGGTCGCCCTGGTCTCGCTGCTCACCTACGCGACGGTCCGGCACTTCGTCGGCACCTCGATGGTCGACATGATCGTCTACCGGGCCGAGGGCGCCGCCGTCGCCGACGGCCACGACCTGTACGCGCTGCGGGTCACCGAGTGGAACCTGCCCGCCACCTACCCGCCGTTCGCCGCGATGCTGTTCGTGCCGACCACCTGGTTCGGCGTCCCATTCCTGCGCCTCGCCGTCACCGCCGGGAACCTGCTGCTGCTGGCCACCCTCGCCCACCTGTCCTTCAAACTGGTCGGCTGGCCGCGCCGCGACCTGCGGCCGGTCGGCGTCCTGCTGGTCACCGGACTGGGCGTCTGGCTGGAACCGGTCTTCACCACCCTGCGCTACGGCCAGATCAACCTCGCGCTGGCCTGCCTGATCCTCTGGGACCTCACCCGCCCCGACTCCGCCCGCAGCAAGGGCGTCGCCCTCGGCATCGCCGCCGGGATCAAGCTCACCCCCGGCCTGTTCGCCGTCTACCTGCTGGTCACCGGCCGGGTCCGGGCCGCGTTCGTGGCCGGCGCCACCTTCGTCGGCACCTTCCTGATCGGCGCGCTGGTGCTCCCCGACGCCACCTGGGGCTTCTGGACGAAGTACATGTTCGACTCCAGCCGGGTCGGCAAGACCGTCATCGTCGACAACCAGTCGCTGCGCGGCCTGGTCGCCCGGCAGATGCACCTGGAGACCCCCGGCGCCCTCGCCACCCTGCTCGGCGTCCTGGTCGCCGCCGCCGGACTCGGCATCGCCGTCTGGGCGCACCGCAGCGCCCGCTGGTCGCCGCGCGCCGACGCCTGGAGCGTGTGCACCGCGCTGATCACCGCGGTGCTGGTCTCCCCGATCAGCTGGACCCACCACTGGGTGTGGTGCGTCCCCGTGCTCGTCCTGCTCGCCGCCGAGGCCGCGCACGAGCGCTCCCGCCCCGCCGCCGTCCGGCACCTGCGCTGGCGGCTCATCTTCGGCCTGACGCTGCTCGGCTTCCTGTCCTTCGCCATGTGGATCGTCCCGCACAAGGGCGACCTGGACCTGCACCTGTCGGTGCTCAAGCAGTTCCCGGCGAGCGTCTACCCGCTGATGGGGCTGTGCTTCCTCGCCGTCGCCGCCCTCCGGGTCCGCTCCCGGCGGCGTGCGGCCGGCGCCCCGCTGGTGCGCGTCCCCGCCCCGCGCAGCGGCGTGGACGGGCTCGGCAGCCCCGGCGCCCAGAAGGCCCCCGCGGCCCGCTGA
- a CDS encoding endonuclease V, with translation MTVPADWPTTAEAARAEQERLRPLVVPEGPEPPRHPGTLIAGVDVAYDDERDVVAAAAVLLDYATLDVVEQSTAVGRVAFPYLPGLLAFRELPAVLDALARLTRTPDLVVCDGYGLAHPRRLGLASHLGVHTGLPTLGIAKNPFTFTHQPPGDRRGDWSPLLDGPETVGRALRTRQGVKPVFLSVGHRIGLAEATAVTLALTPSYRLPETTRRADSLCRRALAAT, from the coding sequence ATGACCGTCCCCGCCGACTGGCCCACCACCGCCGAGGCCGCCCGCGCCGAACAGGAACGCCTGCGCCCCCTGGTCGTCCCCGAAGGCCCCGAACCCCCGCGCCACCCCGGCACGTTGATCGCCGGCGTGGACGTCGCCTACGACGACGAGCGCGACGTGGTCGCCGCCGCGGCCGTCCTCCTCGACTACGCCACCCTCGACGTCGTCGAACAGTCCACCGCCGTCGGCCGGGTCGCCTTCCCCTACCTCCCCGGCCTGCTCGCCTTCCGCGAACTCCCCGCCGTCCTCGACGCCCTCGCCCGCCTCACCCGCACCCCCGACCTCGTCGTCTGCGACGGCTACGGCCTGGCCCACCCCCGCCGCCTCGGCCTCGCCAGCCACCTCGGCGTCCACACCGGCCTCCCCACCCTCGGCATCGCCAAGAACCCCTTCACCTTCACCCACCAGCCCCCCGGCGACCGCCGCGGCGACTGGTCCCCCCTCCTCGACGGCCCCGAGACCGTCGGCCGCGCCCTGCGCACCCGCCAGGGCGTCAAACCCGTCTTCCTCTCCGTCGGCCACCGCATCGGCCTCGCCGAAGCCACCGCCGTCACCCTCGCCCTCACCCCCTCCTACCGCCTCCCCGAAACCACCCGCCGAGCCGACTCCCTCTGCCGCCGGGCCCTCGCTGCCACCTGA
- a CDS encoding response regulator transcription factor, translating to MATVLVVEDDPFVRSALIRHLADTGHAVRSVGTALEALREVAQVGCDLVVLDLGLPDLDGSEALKMIRGLTNVPVIISTARDDEAEIVRLLNDGADDYLVKPFSGEHLTARMAAVLRRLGGGALMAPQILRVGGLAIDPQRREALLDGQRLDLTRREFDLLAFLAARPGVVVPRKEILAEVWRQTYGGDQTIDVHLSWLRRKLGETASSPRYLHTVRGVGVRLEAPGGPVGGAT from the coding sequence ATGGCAACAGTGCTTGTGGTCGAGGACGACCCCTTTGTGCGTTCCGCCCTGATCCGCCATCTGGCCGACACCGGCCACGCCGTGCGCTCCGTCGGGACCGCGCTGGAGGCCCTGCGCGAAGTCGCCCAGGTCGGCTGCGACCTGGTGGTCCTCGATCTGGGCCTGCCCGACCTGGACGGCAGCGAGGCGCTCAAGATGATCCGCGGCCTGACCAACGTCCCGGTGATCATCTCCACCGCGCGGGACGACGAGGCGGAGATCGTCCGGCTGCTGAACGACGGCGCCGACGACTACCTGGTGAAACCTTTCTCCGGGGAGCACCTCACGGCCCGGATGGCCGCCGTCCTGCGCAGACTGGGCGGCGGCGCCCTGATGGCACCCCAGATCCTGCGGGTCGGCGGCCTGGCCATCGACCCGCAGCGGCGCGAGGCCCTGCTCGACGGGCAGCGGCTCGACCTGACCCGCCGCGAGTTCGACCTGCTGGCCTTCCTCGCCGCCCGGCCCGGCGTGGTCGTCCCGCGCAAGGAGATCCTGGCCGAGGTGTGGCGGCAGACCTACGGCGGCGACCAGACCATCGACGTCCACCTGTCCTGGCTGCGCCGCAAGCTCGGCGAGACCGCCTCCAGCCCGCGCTACCTGCACACCGTGCGCGGCGTCGGCGTCCGGTTGGAGGCCCCCGGCGGACCGGTCGGGGGCGCGACGTGA
- a CDS encoding Lrp/AsnC family transcriptional regulator: MPDRSHHPWSRPVPPQPDAIDALDGKLIRLLAEEPRIGVLECSRRLQVARGTVQARLDRLQARGVIGGFGPQVDPAALGYPVTAFATLEISQGQGADVRAHLAAVPEVLELHTITGHGDMLVRIVARSNADLQRVIDRVVGFDGIVRASTAIALENPVPFRVLPLVEQAAGGGC, translated from the coding sequence ATGCCCGACCGCTCGCACCACCCCTGGAGCCGCCCCGTGCCCCCGCAGCCCGACGCCATCGACGCGCTGGACGGAAAGCTGATCCGGCTGCTCGCCGAGGAGCCGCGGATCGGCGTGCTGGAGTGCTCGCGCCGCCTGCAGGTGGCCCGCGGCACGGTGCAGGCCCGGCTGGACCGGCTGCAGGCGCGCGGGGTGATCGGCGGCTTCGGCCCGCAGGTGGACCCGGCGGCGCTCGGCTACCCGGTGACGGCGTTCGCCACCCTGGAGATCTCGCAGGGGCAGGGCGCGGACGTCCGGGCGCACCTGGCGGCGGTGCCGGAGGTGCTGGAGCTGCACACCATCACCGGCCACGGGGACATGCTGGTGCGGATCGTGGCCCGTTCGAACGCGGACCTGCAGCGGGTGATCGACCGGGTGGTCGGGTTCGACGGGATCGTCCGGGCGTCCACCGCGATCGCGCTGGAGAACCCGGTGCCGTTCCGGGTCCTGCCGCTGGTGGAGCAGGCCGCCGGGGGCGGCTGCTGA